One window of the Alligator mississippiensis isolate rAllMis1 chromosome 5, rAllMis1, whole genome shotgun sequence genome contains the following:
- the LOC102575707 gene encoding galanin peptides isoform X2, which translates to MNPRATLCLSLALCWLLAESFGMALMPKDKRGWTLNSAGYLLGPHAHHTLIEKGALAGKREAVEDIDLLGSEHFGDPVHPMDESAIHTLLDSLPYLHLQELGALERLAFPNGAIQP; encoded by the exons ATGAATCCACGGGCCACACTCTGCCTGTCCCTGGCtttgtgctggctgctggctgagAGCTTTGGAATGGCTCTGATG CCAAAAGACAAACGTGGATGGACCCTGAACAGCGCCGGGTACCTGCTGGGCCCCC ATGCTCATCACACTCTGATTGAGAAGggggccctggctgggaagcGAGAGGCTGTGGAGGACATTGACCTCCTGGGGTCAGAGCACTTTG GTGACCCCGTGCACCCCATGGATGAGAGTGCCATCCATACCCTGCTGGACTCCCTCCCCTACCTGCACCTCCAAG AGCTGGGAGCTCTCGAGCGCTTGGCCTTTCCTAACGGTGCCATCCAGCCCTGA
- the LOC102566951 gene encoding excitatory amino acid transporter 2: MTNHVEVPLGDRPHLSLEPLPKPCVDKHCSWLTRNLLLSLTILGVILGSVFGSLLRLLPPLDSDLIMLISFPGDILMRMLKMLILPLIISSLISGLAGLDARSSGRMGTRAMVYYVCTTVLAAVLGVILVLTIHPGNPELKRAPGTGERNEEVSSLDAFLDLIRNLFPENLVQACFQQIQTVTQKVTVAPEVVRQENVSQGLHANLTLVNATVTEINLGPTTITQKRLEFKPGMNVLGLIGFFIAFGIAMGKLGEAARPMADFFNILNEIIMQLVSMIMWYSPFGIASLICGKIAAIKDLELVARQLGLYVLTVMLGLALHGALILPLIFFGITRQNPFTFYGGIFQAWVTALGTASSAGTLPVTFRCLEENLHIDRRVTRFVLPIGATINMDGTALYEAVAAIFIAQMNSIVLDSGQIATVSLTATLASVGAASIPSAGLVTMLLILTAVGLPTQDISLLIAVDWLLDRMRTSINVVGDSFGAGIVHYLSRAELAAIDARTEGCDSDPATLKLQALGNHQGPLEGTGAGYTALSTQGDENEEQGEKPEVPPEHEDEGSMVCTENEEEEEKKETDE, encoded by the exons aTGACAAACCATGTGGAGGTGCCCCTGGGGGACAGGCCCCATCTCAGCCTGGAGCCGCTCCCCAAGCCCTGCGTGGACAAGCACTGCAGCTGGCTGACCCGCAACCTCCTGCTCTCCCTCACCATCCTGG gtgttATTCTAGGCTCTGTGTTTGGGAGTCTCCTGCGactgctcccacccctggacAGTGACCTCATCATGCTGATTTCTTTCCCTGGAGATATTCTCATGCGCATGCTCAAGATGCTCATCTTACCTCTGATCATCTCCAGCCTCATTTCAG GGCTGGCGGGGCTAGATGCCAGGTCGAGTGGGCGCATGGGCACGCGAGCCATGGTGTATTACGTGTGCACCACGGTGCTGGCGGCTGTGCTGGGCGTCATCCTGGTCCTCACCATCCACCCGGGCAACCCTGAGTTGAAGCGGGCACCGGGCACGGGTGAACGCAATGAGGAGGTCTCCAGCCTGGATGCCTTCCTGGACCTCATCCGCAACCTGTTCCCCGAGAACCTGGTGCAGGCCTGCTTCCAGCAG ATCCAGACAGTGACCCAGAAGGTCACGGTGGCACCTGAGGTGGTGAGGCAAGAGAACGTGAGCCAGGGCCTCCATGCCAACCTGACCCTGGTCAATGCCACCGTCACTGAGATCAACCTGGGGCCCACCACCATCACCCAGAAGCGGCTGGAATTCAAGCCAGGGATGAACGTGCTGG GGCTGATCGGGTTCTTCATTGCCTTCGGCATCGCCATGGGGAAGCTGGGCGAGGCAGCCCGGCCCATGGCCGATTTCTTCAACATCCTCAATGAGATCATCATGCAGCTTGTCTCCATGATCATGTG GTACTCACCCTTTGGCATCGCCTCCCTGATCTGTGGCAAGATCGCAGCCATCAAGGACCTGGAGCTGGTGGCACGGCAGCTAGGGCTCTATGTACTGACAGTGATGCTGGGCCTGGCACTGCACGGTGCCCTGATCCTGCCCCTCATCTTCTTTGGCATCACGCGCCAGAACCCCTTCACCTTCTATGGTGGCATCTTCCAGGCCTGGGTCACTGCCCTGGGCACCGCCTCCAG TGCCGGGACACTGCCCGTGACCTTCCGGTGCCTGGAGGAGAACCTGCACATCGACCGGCGGGTGACGCGCTTCGTGCTGCCCATTGGTGCCACCATCAACATGGATGGCACTGCACTCTATGAGGCTGTGGCTGCCATCTTCATTGCCCAAATGAACAGCATCGTCCTTGACAGCGGCCAGATTGCCACCGTCAG CCTGACAGCCACCCTGGCCAGCGTGGGTGCAGCCAGcatccccagtgcagggctggtgaCCATGCTGCTGATCCTGACAGCTGTGGGGCTGCCCACCCAGGACATCAGCCTCCTCATCGCCGTGGACTGGCTGCT GGACCGCATGCGAACCTCCATCAACGTTGTGGGTGACTCCTTTGGCGCCGGCATCGTGCACTACCTGTCGCGGGCCGAGCTGGCTGCCATTGATGCACGGACCGAGGGGTGTGACTCTGACCCTGCCACCCTCAAGCTGCAGGCGCTGGGCAACCATCAGGGGCCACTAGAGGGCACTGGTGCAGGATACACAGCGCTGTCCACCCAGGGGGATGAGAATGAGGAGCAG GGGGAGAAGCCTGAAGTCCCACCAGAGCATGAGGATGAGGGGTCCATGGTGTGTACAGAGaacgaggaagaggaggagaagaaagagaCTGATGAATAG
- the GFY gene encoding Golgi-associated olfactory signaling regulator, whose amino-acid sequence MGLYPFKLCPKPSLSSLSFPGSGAGSAMRCWLVGLFSLCLGLGVASLPPLDYPIALYSGVSCLSTTLRLRPAFCLYEQWLRASVDPSEAPRGSATIEVQVQPTGDNATYKVPGTFPMPPCSPLHQEPMAPQEFAYDMGPSLECLNDTCLLGVLPGHSYRVRYVLYNHAMAQVAITNWSQPFETRAPVLPPHTSGQCLCPPAPVTVPLLCCLPRTPGAAMLHPPLQETLQLPGVEMMVLVERVERKGWPGEPQSTAGARAMGLFLGACGLLLCLLAGVYCAYCRAARKELFTHHCLQDATFDDLVLHLEAPKDSYDWFYYDTEYEVPPPAPRLPVQAQSQMAPTLPSACPVLLKPPKDEALGPPGQEQPKLRPLKLECLSPASLPQGNYM is encoded by the exons atGGGGCTGTATCCATTTAAGCTCTGCCCCAAGCCTAGCCTGTCTTCCTTAAGTTTTCCTGGTTCTGGTGCTGGGTCAGCCATGAGGTGCTGGCTTGTGGggcttttttctctctgcttggggctgggggttgcctccctgccccccctag ACTACCCCATAGCCTTGTACTCCGGGGTCTCCTGTCTCTCCACCACCCTAAGGCTccgccctgccttctgtctgtaTGAGCAGTGGCTCCGGGCTAGCGTGGACCCCAGTGAGGCCCCCCGGGGATCAGCCACCATTGAGGTGCAGGTCCAGCCCACAG gggATAACGCCACCTACAAGGTGCCTGGCACGTTCCCCATGccgccctgcagccccctgcaccaggagcCCATGGCCCCACAGGAGTTTGCCTACGATATGGGGCCCAGCCTGGAGTGTCTCAACGACACCTGCTTGCTGGGGGTGCTCCCTGGGCACAGTTacag GGTCCGTTATGTGCTGTACAACCACGCCATGGCACAAGTTGCCATCACAAACTGGTCCCAGCCCTTTGAGACCCGAG CGCCTGTGTTACCTCCCCATACttctgggcagtgcctgtgcccTCCAGCTCCAGTGACTGTgcccctcctctgctgcctccccag GacccctggggctgccatgctgcaCCCCCCTCTCCAGGAGAcgctgcagctcccaggggttgAGATGATGGTGCTGGTGGAGAGGGTAGAGCGGAAAG GCTGGCCGGGGGAGCCGCAGAGCACGGCAGGGGCCCGGGCCATGGGCCTGTTTCTGGGAGCCTGTggtctcctgctctgcctcctggctGGAGTCTACTGTGCCTACTGCCGAGCTGCAAGGAAGGAGCTCTTCACCCACCATTGCCTGCAGGATGCTACCTTTGATGACCTGG TGCTGCACCTGGAAGCCCCTAAAGACTCCTATGACTGGTTCTACTATGACACAGAGTATGAGGTGCCCCCACCAGCACCCCGCCTGCCTGTGCAGGCCCAGTCCCAGATGGCCCctaccctgccatctgcctgcccAGTTCTGCTGAAGCCCCCAAAGGATGAGGCCTTGGGTccccctggccaggagcagcccaAACTGAGGCCCCTGAAACTGGAGTGTCTCTCCCCAGCCAGCCTGCCTCAGGGGAACTACATGTGA
- the LOC102575707 gene encoding galanin peptides isoform X1, whose product MCLVGTEQGETPELSHMNPRATLCLSLALCWLLAESFGMALMPKDKRGWTLNSAGYLLGPHAHHTLIEKGALAGKREAVEDIDLLGSEHFGDPVHPMDESAIHTLLDSLPYLHLQELGALERLAFPNGAIQP is encoded by the exons ATGTGCCTGGTGGGGACAGAGCAAGGTGAGACTCCTGAGCTGAGCcat ATGAATCCACGGGCCACACTCTGCCTGTCCCTGGCtttgtgctggctgctggctgagAGCTTTGGAATGGCTCTGATG CCAAAAGACAAACGTGGATGGACCCTGAACAGCGCCGGGTACCTGCTGGGCCCCC ATGCTCATCACACTCTGATTGAGAAGggggccctggctgggaagcGAGAGGCTGTGGAGGACATTGACCTCCTGGGGTCAGAGCACTTTG GTGACCCCGTGCACCCCATGGATGAGAGTGCCATCCATACCCTGCTGGACTCCCTCCCCTACCTGCACCTCCAAG AGCTGGGAGCTCTCGAGCGCTTGGCCTTTCCTAACGGTGCCATCCAGCCCTGA
- the PTH2 gene encoding tuberoinfundibular peptide of 39 residues — MCGALMLHVPSGPAMEPAGKGLACVTTLLGCCLLLCSGVLLPPLPDPDSLPRLWKQDDTPVGTNIQPLPSALALQLPPIPLRGWSLQALLPSMRSPWEEEGQSRKSRLWNRPRQGVSPWRGVPAPGEGGKRSIVVADDAAFREKSKLLTAMERQKWLNAYMQKLLVVNQD, encoded by the exons ATGTGCGGGGCTCTGATGCTCCATGTGCCCTCAGGGCCGGCTATGGAGCCTGCCGGGAAGGGCCTGGCGTGTGTGACAACCCTGCTGGGGTGttgcctgctgctgtgctctggggtgctgcttcctcccctgccagaTCCTGACAG TCTCCCCAGGCTCTGGAAGCAAGATGACACCCCAGTGGGCACCAacatccagcccctgccctcagccctggccctgcagctcccacccatCCCCTTGCGGGGCTGGAGCCtccaagccctgctgcccagcatgAGGTCCCcctgggaggaagaggggcaAAGCAGGAAGTCCCGCCTCTGGAACAGGCCAAGACAGGGAGTCTCACCTTGGCGGGGAGTCCCAGCACCTGGTGAGGGCGGGAAGCGGAGCATCGTGGTGGCTGATGACGCAGCCTTTCGGGAGAAGAGCAAGCTGCTGACGGCCATGGAGCGACAGAAGTGGCTCAACGCCTACatgcagaagctgctggtggTGAACCAGGACTAA